The genomic segment CTTCCCAGAGCCTGCCACAACTCTCGTCTTGAATTGTCACTCCTCAGGGGGGGAGAACAGACGGCCAGAGCTCCTTCAACACCCTCCCGGTCATAAAGATCCCGGGTGAGCAGAAGATACTGGGGGCAGGTTTCTGCCGTCACAGCTACGCCTTTCACCCTGGCTTTGGAGATTTCCTCCACCACCTGAGGACAGGACACATGAAAAATATGGACTCTGGACCCGGCCTGACGGGCGATCTGAATGACCCTGGCAGCAGCCTCAGCTTCAAATTCCTCGGGGCGGCTCCGGGGATGCCAGTGGGGACTGGTGTTTCCTTGAGCCAGATTCTCTTCAATCAGGGCACTGATGATATCCCAGTTTTCGGCATGCACAACGGGCAGACCACCGGCCTTACCCACAGCACTCAGTGCTTTATAAAGCTGATCATCTTTCAAGCGCAGCCCATAAGCCATGTATAGCTTAAAGCTGCCGCATCCTGATTCCATAATGCCGGGTATCTGATCCAATTTGCCCAGATCATCCGGGCCGATGGTCATATGCAGCCCGAAATCTATCACCGAACGGGTCTCGGCCAGAGCCTTGCGGTCTTCCAATGCATCCTTAAAGGTCTGGGAAGATTTTGATTCCACAAAATCGATGATACTGGTGGTTCCCCCAAAGGCCGCGGCTCTTGTTCCAGTATAAAAATCATCGGTAGAGACGTATTGTCCTATGGGCATTTCAAGGTGAACATGAGTATCCACGGCCCCGGGAGTGACCAGTTTGCCCCTGGCATCAATGACTCGTTTCCCCTCCAGATCCTGCCCCAGGGCGGCTATTTTACCATCTTTGATACCCAAATCTCCTTTGGATACCGAAGTAGATGTAACAATGGTTCCTTGAGAGATGACGAGATCAAACATTTTATTATTCCTTCAAATTGGACTGATATTTTCAATTATATTGACTCATAATATAAATCAGATTGATCCGTCATACAAATCCGAATACAAAATTCTGACTCCCCTCATCCATCATCCATGCTATTATATTCTAAAAATAAACAGCAAGGACATTATGATGAAATGGCCCTTTACCATCTGGAGGGATTCCGAAGGGATTCCCCATATCAAAGCCGAGAATATTAACAACCTTTACCAGGGATTGGGATACGCCCACGGAATAGACCGGGGAATGCAGATACTCTTTATGCGCCTTTTGGGGCAGGGCCGGGTCAGCGAATTCCTGGATTCGTCAGAAGCATCCCTGGGAGTTGATAAGTTTTTCCGCAAGATGAATTGGCAGAAAGGGATCTCTCAGGAATTGAATTCTCTCAGCCCTGAAAAACGGAATATCATCGAATCCTACACCCGGGGGATCAATCAGGCTCTGAAAAAGTCATTTCCCTGGGAGTTCAAAGTCCTGGGAGTACCTCATGACCCCTGGAAAGGGGAAGATGTATTCCTTCTGACCCGTATGACAGGTTATCTCACTCTGTCTCAATCCCAGGGAGAAGTGGAAACCCTCTTCCTGGAAATGCTGCAGGCTGGTGTATCAATTGAAAAACTGGAAGCCCTTTTTCCCGGCATTCTGGGGGGGATAGATATAGAACTCCTCAAAAAGGTGACAATTCAGGACCCCGTGGTGAATCCTTCAGACCTCTGGTCTATTGGCGCTCCCCGGCTCAGCGCTTCCAACAGCTGGGTCATTTCCGGAGACATGTCAGCATCAGCCGCGCCCCTTCTCTCCAATGACCCCCATCTGGAAGTGAACCGGCTTCCCAATGTCTGGTATGAAGCTGTCATGGAAACAGAGGAACGCTGGGCCATGGGGGCGACCATGCCGGGTCTGCCGGGAATCCTGGTAGGACGTACGGAAGATCTATCCTGGGGGGCCACCTACACCTTTATGGATGCGGAAGATTCCTGGATCGAACAGTGCCGGAATGGAGAGTTTTTCAGAGAAGAAACAGGCTGGCTGCCATTTAAAGTACGGAAAGAGATAATTAAGAGGAAGAAAAAAGAAGACCATACAGAATTTTATTATGAAAATGACCATGGAGTTCTGGGGGGAGATCCATCGGGAGAAGAACAGTATCTGAAGTCAACACGCTGGTCCGGGCAGGATGCGGGATCCGAGTCCATGGATGCAGTACTGGGAATCTGGAATGCCAGGACTGTGGCAGAAGGCATGGACTGCATCGGTCCGGCGGTGATCTCTTTCAACTGGATTTTCGCAGATAACAAGGGGGGCATCGGCTATCAGATGTCTGGAAAACTACCCAAACGGAAAAATGGAACCAGCGGATTTGTCCCCCTGGCAGGATGGAAAAAAGAAAATGACTGGCAGGGGTACGTTTCATACAAGGACCTGCCACGGCAGCTTAATCCTGACTGCGGTTATATTGTCACCGCCAACAATGACCTGAACCACTGGGGAAAAAGCAGTCCTATCAATATGCCCATGGGAGATTACAGAGCCCGACGGATTGAATCTCTACTGAAGGGCCGGAAAGGCCTGAACAACGGGGATATGATAAAGATTCAGAACGACCTCTACTCTCTGGAAGCCGAAGAGTTTATGGCCCTGCTGAAGCCTCTGCTACCCGACTCGGCGAATGGAAAGATTCTAAAAAATTGGGACTTTACCTATGGGGAAGAGTCAAAAGCAGCCTTCCTGTTTGAAATTTTCCTCAAGAAACTCTATACTATGGTGTTCGGGAAAGACGGATTGGGAGAGGCGGCAGAAAGGTTCCTCAGAAACGAAACAGGAATCTACATCGACTTCTTCAGGAATTTCAACCAGGTCCTTCTGTCTGAAGACAGTCCCTGGTTCAACGGCTTATCCAGAGAAAAGATTTTTAGGAAAGCTTATGAAAAAGCGGATAAAGTCTCAGCAGAAGCATGGGGGAAAACGAGAGGATTCACCATGAGTCATATCATCCTGGGAGGTCAGCTGCCTGAATTTTTAGGATTTGATCATGGTCCCCTGCAGCTCCCCGGCGGACGTGCTACGGTCAGACAGGGGCAGATCTACAGAAGTGCCGGCAGGATCACCACCTTTGCCCCCTCCCTGCGAATTATTGCCGACATGAAAACTCAGGTTTTAAGCAGTAATCTGGCAGGGGGAGCTTCTGACAGACGATTTTCTCCCTGGTATAAAAACAGGATAGACGGCTGGATAAAGAACAGCAGCACCCTTATGACAACAGAAAAAGATTACAGGGGAAAAAAGAGGAGATTCTGAGTCCTTTTCTTTCTGATCAAAGAAAACCATACTGTAAAAGCATAGAAGGAGATAAATATGAACAAAAGAACACTAGGTAAAACAGGATTTAAAATTAGTGAGATAGGGCTGGGAACCTGGCAGCTGGGCGGCCGCTGGGGCGAGGATTACAAAGAGGAATCGGCTCAGGGCATTTTAGAATCGGCCATTGATAAGGGAATCAGTTTTATTGATACGGCAGATGCATACAACGATGGCAGAAGTGAAGAGTCAATCGGCACCTTTCTGAAGAACCAGTCCCAGAGGGTTGTTGTGGCTACCAAATGCGGCAGGAAGATCTCACCTCATAACAACGAAGGCTATACTCCTGAGGTCCTGACCCGCTTCGTGGAAGACTCCCTCAAGCGCATGAACCTGGAAACCCTGGACCTCATCCAGCTTCACTGCCCCCCCCAGCAGGTTTACTATCGCCCTGAAATATTTGAGACCTTTGACAAGCTCAAAAAGCAGGGAAAGATACTCAACCTGGGGGTCAGTGTGGAAAAGATTGAAGAAGCGTCCAAGGCTCTGGAATTCCCGAATGTAACAACCATTCAGATCATATTCAACATGTTCCGTATGCGCCCCCTGGATTGGTTCTTCGATCTGGCGGCCAAAAGGAACGTGGGCATTATTGTCCGTGTTCCCCTGGCAAGCGGACTCCTCTCGGGTAAGTTCAACCGCCAGTCCAGCTTTTCTGCCGGGGACCACAGGAACTTCAACCGTGAGGGCCAGGCCTTTGACAAGGGTGAGACATTTTCGGGTGTTCCCTATGAGCTGGGACTGGATGCTGTAGACAGGCTGAAGGCCCTTTTTGGTCAGGATGTCCCCCTGGCACAGATCGCCCTGCGCTGGATTCTGATGCATCCCCAGGTCAGCTGTGTCATACCTGGAGCGTCAAGCCGGGAGCAGCTGGAATCCAATGCAGCGGCATCATCCCTTCCGCCTCTGACCGGCCCCCAGATGCAGGGGGTACGGAAGATCTACGATGATCTTATTAGAAATCAAGTCCACCAACTCTGGTAGGAGGGTTTTCAATTAGCCCTGAAGACAAAGTGTAGAATATCGGACTCTTTTGTAGTTTTTAGGACTAACCGCCATTTGAAAACCGGTGATAAACTGAATTAAGTACAGATTATAAAGGAGTTTTCCAATGAGAAACAAATCTATTCTTATCGTTTTGATTCTTGCTCTTATGACCACTATGGCTTTCGCTGCAGGTCAGAAAGAAGCAGCGACTTCCCAGGATTTGAAAATTGTTCTTCTGGTCAAAAGTCTTGGTAACGGTTTTTTTGAAGCCGTAGCAGACGGTGGAGTTGAAGCGGCCAAAGAACTCGGCAACGTCGAATCCATCTACATGGGTCCCAGTTCTGCAACAGCAGAAGGCCAGATCGAAATCATCGAAACCTTGATTGCTCAGAAAGTGGACGGTATTGCCATTTCAGCCAATGACCCCGACGCTCTGGTTCCTGTTTGTAAAAAAGCAATGAAAGCCGGTATCCGGGTCATCTCTTTTGACTCGAATGTATCCGCCGGTGGTAGAGAAGTGGCTCTGGCACCTTCTGATTCCAAGCTTATCGGTACACAGCAGGTACGCCTTATCGGTGAACTCATCGATTTCAAGGGTCAGATTGCCGTTCTTTCTGCAACAGCTCAGGCTACCAATCAGAATGAGTGGATCGGTTTTATGTATGAAGCCATGAAAGATCCCGCCTACAAAGATATGGAAATCGTAGAAGTTGTATACGGTGACGACGCAGCAGACAAGAGCTACAGAGAAGCTGTTGGCCTCTTTGAAAAATATCCCGACCTGAAAGGTATCATTTCTCCCACAACAGTAGGTATTCTGTCTGCTTCCAAAGCCATCGAAGACGAAGGTAAGAAAGGAAAAGTACAGATCACCGGTTTGGGTCTTCCTTCAGAAATGCAGCACTACATCGAAAACGGAACCTGTGGACAGATGGCTCTCTGGAATCCGGTAGACCTCGGTTATTCAGCAACCTATATCCTGGCCAGATTGATTTCCGGTGATGTAGCTGGAAAAGCCGGCGACAAGATT from the Oceanispirochaeta sp. genome contains:
- the hydA gene encoding dihydropyrimidinase; translated protein: MFDLVISQGTIVTSTSVSKGDLGIKDGKIAALGQDLEGKRVIDARGKLVTPGAVDTHVHLEMPIGQYVSTDDFYTGTRAAAFGGTTSIIDFVESKSSQTFKDALEDRKALAETRSVIDFGLHMTIGPDDLGKLDQIPGIMESGCGSFKLYMAYGLRLKDDQLYKALSAVGKAGGLPVVHAENWDIISALIEENLAQGNTSPHWHPRSRPEEFEAEAAARVIQIARQAGSRVHIFHVSCPQVVEEISKARVKGVAVTAETCPQYLLLTRDLYDREGVEGALAVCSPPLRSDNSRRELWQALGSGLFDTVSTDHCPFCREEKGADLSAFNKIPGGVPSMEIRFSALYSEGVGKELISLSEWVDLCCTTPAALFGLKEKGEIAIGKDADIVVFDPDVEWTVTPGELQETAGWTPYDGMILKGRPSVTISRGNILVEEGEFKAEKGRGQFLKTRTGT
- a CDS encoding penicillin acylase family protein; this encodes MMKWPFTIWRDSEGIPHIKAENINNLYQGLGYAHGIDRGMQILFMRLLGQGRVSEFLDSSEASLGVDKFFRKMNWQKGISQELNSLSPEKRNIIESYTRGINQALKKSFPWEFKVLGVPHDPWKGEDVFLLTRMTGYLTLSQSQGEVETLFLEMLQAGVSIEKLEALFPGILGGIDIELLKKVTIQDPVVNPSDLWSIGAPRLSASNSWVISGDMSASAAPLLSNDPHLEVNRLPNVWYEAVMETEERWAMGATMPGLPGILVGRTEDLSWGATYTFMDAEDSWIEQCRNGEFFREETGWLPFKVRKEIIKRKKKEDHTEFYYENDHGVLGGDPSGEEQYLKSTRWSGQDAGSESMDAVLGIWNARTVAEGMDCIGPAVISFNWIFADNKGGIGYQMSGKLPKRKNGTSGFVPLAGWKKENDWQGYVSYKDLPRQLNPDCGYIVTANNDLNHWGKSSPINMPMGDYRARRIESLLKGRKGLNNGDMIKIQNDLYSLEAEEFMALLKPLLPDSANGKILKNWDFTYGEESKAAFLFEIFLKKLYTMVFGKDGLGEAAERFLRNETGIYIDFFRNFNQVLLSEDSPWFNGLSREKIFRKAYEKADKVSAEAWGKTRGFTMSHIILGGQLPEFLGFDHGPLQLPGGRATVRQGQIYRSAGRITTFAPSLRIIADMKTQVLSSNLAGGASDRRFSPWYKNRIDGWIKNSSTLMTTEKDYRGKKRRF
- a CDS encoding aldo/keto reductase, which codes for MNKRTLGKTGFKISEIGLGTWQLGGRWGEDYKEESAQGILESAIDKGISFIDTADAYNDGRSEESIGTFLKNQSQRVVVATKCGRKISPHNNEGYTPEVLTRFVEDSLKRMNLETLDLIQLHCPPQQVYYRPEIFETFDKLKKQGKILNLGVSVEKIEEASKALEFPNVTTIQIIFNMFRMRPLDWFFDLAAKRNVGIIVRVPLASGLLSGKFNRQSSFSAGDHRNFNREGQAFDKGETFSGVPYELGLDAVDRLKALFGQDVPLAQIALRWILMHPQVSCVIPGASSREQLESNAAASSLPPLTGPQMQGVRKIYDDLIRNQVHQLW
- the rhaS gene encoding rhamnose ABC transporter substrate-binding protein, which encodes MRNKSILIVLILALMTTMAFAAGQKEAATSQDLKIVLLVKSLGNGFFEAVADGGVEAAKELGNVESIYMGPSSATAEGQIEIIETLIAQKVDGIAISANDPDALVPVCKKAMKAGIRVISFDSNVSAGGREVALAPSDSKLIGTQQVRLIGELIDFKGQIAVLSATAQATNQNEWIGFMYEAMKDPAYKDMEIVEVVYGDDAADKSYREAVGLFEKYPDLKGIISPTTVGILSASKAIEDEGKKGKVQITGLGLPSEMQHYIENGTCGQMALWNPVDLGYSATYILARLISGDVAGKAGDKIDAGKMGTIVIGEGGNSIMGEPFVFNKDNIADFASIF